ACGCGTTCTCCGGTTCGGTCAAGATGCGCTCGAAATCTTCCGCCGTCAGGCTCTTGAGTTCGACACGGATGGGAAAACGACCCTGCAGCTCGGGAATCAGATCAGAGGGTTTGGCGATGTGAAAGGCACCCGAGGCAATGAACAAAATATGGTCGGTACGCACCATGCCGTATTTGGTGACCACGTTGGTTCCTTCGATGACCGGCAGGAGGTCGCGCTGCACGCCCTCGCGGGATACGTCGGGTCCGCTGCCGCCGCCGTCCCCGACAATCTTGTCGATTTCGTCGAGAAATACGATGCCGGTTTCTTCGACGCGGCGGATGGCCTCGCTGACCACCTCATCCATGTCGATGAGCTTTTGCGTTTCCTCTTGTTGCAGAACGTTCAGCGCCTCGGCAATGGTCATGCGGCGTCGCTTTTTGCGCGGCGGCCCGATCGGTCCGAAAATATCCTGAAAATTCACCCCCATTTCCTCGACGCCGATCGGCGAAATCACCTGCATGACCGGCGAAACCTCGACCGAAACCTCCAGCTCGATCATGCGGTTGTCCAACTTGCCCTCTTCCAGCTGCCGGCGAATTTTCTCGCGATTGCGTCGCCGCTTTTCCTCCCACTCGGCTTGGCGCCGACGTTCCTCTTCGTTCATCGCCCGACGGTGCCGCCGTTTCGGCAGCAGAATGTCCAACAACTGCTCTTTGGCCAGCTCGCGCGCCTTGTCCTTCACCGCCTCGATATATTCCGATCGCACCATGTTCACTGACTGATCGACCAGATCGCGGATGATCGACTCGACGTCGCGACCGACATAGCCGACTTCGGTAAACTTGCTCGCCTCTACTTTGATAAAAGGCGAGCGGTCGAGTTTGGCCAAACGTCGCGCGATTTCGGTTTTACCGACTCCCGTCGGCCCGATGAGAATGATGTTGTTGGGCATTATTTCTTCGCGCAACTCGGACGGCACCTGCTGTCGCCGCCAACGGTTGCGCAGGGCTATGGCAACCGATTTCTTGGCCGCATCCTGCCCGATAATGTATTTATCCAATTCCCTGACAATATCCTCGGGAACCATGCTCATGCCTATTCCTTTTCGTCGTAGAGAAGAGCCGAGGGATTCCTAGAGTTCTTCGATAATGATTTGATCGTTGGTAAAAATGCACATCTGCGCCGTCAGCAGCATCGCTTCGCGGGCAATGCCCACGGCGTCGAGCTGCGAGTGCTTCATCAAGGCGCGGGCAGCTATCAGGGCAAAGTCGCCGCCTGAGCCGATGGCGACCAAATCGTCATCCGGCTCGATCACATCGCCGGTTCCGGAGATGAGAAAAATGTTCTTTTCGTTCAGCACCGCCAACTGAGCTTCCAAACGACGCAGATAGCGGTCGGTGCGCCAGTCCTTGGCCAACTCGACCGCAGCTCGGCTCAGATTGCCGTTGAATTGATCAAGCTTTTCCTCAAATCTTTCGAAAAGCGTAAAGGCGTCGGCGGCTGCGCCGGCAAATCCGGCCAAGACCTTGCCGTTGTATAGCTTGCGCACCTTGCGCGCGTGGGCTTTCAGAATAGTGTCGCCGTAGGTCACCTGACCGTCGCCTGCAATCACGGCTTTGCCTTTGTGACGCAGGGCAAGAACGGTCGTGGCGTGGATAATTCTGCCGCCGGTCATGTCAAATCCTCCGTCTGAGGCGCGCAACCGGAATATTCATCTGCTCCCGATACTTGGCGATGGTCCGCCGCGCCACGTTATAACCTTTCTGCTTCAGAATCTGGGAGATTTTGAGATCGTTGTACGGCTTTTGCGGCGGCTCATTTTCCACGATCTCTTTGATGAGATTCTTGATGATCTTGTTGGAAACATCTTCGCCGTCTTCCGTAGTGTATTTTTCACTGAAAAAGTGCTTGAGCTCAAAGATGCCGTACTCGGTCTGCACATATTTGCCGTTTGTGACGCGGCTGATGGTGGAAATATCCATGCCGATGTCGTCGGCAATGTCCTTGAGGATCATCGGCTTAAGGTGCTCCGGACCTTTTTCGAAAAAATCCCTTTGTCGGTTGACGATCGCCTCCATGGTTCGGAGAATGGTCGCCCGGCGCTGATGAATCGAATTGATGAGCCACCGCGCCGACTCGAGCCGCTGACGTATAAAGTCGCGCGCCTCTTTGCTGGTGTGTTTTCGGTCGAGCAGCATCTTTTTATATTCGTTGTTGATGCGCAGCGGCGGTATGTTGAAATCCTGCATGATGATCTTGAACTCGTCGCCCTCGCGCCGCACTTCCAAGTCCGGTACGATGTAATCGTTCGTGTTGGTCGCATAGCCTTCACCCGGTTTGGGATTCAGTTTGGTGACGGCTTCATAAATTTCCTTGACCTCTTCGATGTCGATTTCCAGATTTTTGGCCAGTTTTTCGAAGCGCTTGTTCTTAAAATCATCGAAATAGTCGCGGATCATGCGGACGGCAAGCTCGTTGCGCGGCTTTTGCTGATGCAGCTGAATCAGCAGGCATTCCTGCAGGTTGCGCGCGGCAATGCCGGGCGGATCGAATTCCTGAATCACGCTGAGCACATGTTCCACCAGGTCGACGTCCTCTTCCAAATTCTCGGCGATCGTCTCCACATCCATGGTAAGATACCCGGAGCTGTCCAAATTCCAAATGATATACTCGCCGATAAGCTGTTCGTGCGGATTCAGCTCGGAGACGTGCAGCTGCGTGAGCAGATGATCGGTCAGGCTCTCCTGGTAAACAGGAACATTGGCATTCTCTTCCTCCTCACCCTTTTCACGCGGCAAATGCACTTCGTAATCCGAATCGTCGTGCAGAATGGTCTCCCAATCGATCTCTTCCTTTTCTTTTTCGAGCTCGATTTCACCAATTTCCTGCTCGTCGAGCGCTTCCTCATCCTTTTCATCTTCGAGTTTGAGCTCGATTTCCGGTTCCTGCTCCATCTCCAAATCCATCTCCTGTTCCTGGTCAATTTCCAGGAGAGGATTCATTTCCAGCTCCATCTGGATACGCTGCTCGAGACTCATGATCGGCAGCTGCAGAAGCGACGACAACAAGACCTGTTGCGGCGATTGCCGCAGTTCCATCCGAAGTTGTTGTCCCAATCTTACCATGATCGTTGCTCCCGAACCGCACTATTTTTCATGACGCTCCCTTTTGCTGCTGTTCCTAACGATCCAAGCGAAAACTTTCTCCCAAGTACAATCTTCGCGCTTCCGGGTCGTGCGCGAGATCGTACGCCCGTCCCTCTTTAAGCACAGTCCCCTCGTAAAGCAGGTACGCACGATCGGTTATGGACAAGGTTTCGTGCACATTATGATCCGTAATCAACACGCCGATGCCGCGTTCCCGCAGCCCGGCAACGATCCGTTGAATATCCTCCACGGCGATCGGATCAACGCCTGCAAACGGCTCATCCAAAAGGATGAATTTGGGATCCGTCGCCAGAGCTCGGCAAATTTCCAGGCGTCGCCGCTCACCGCCGGAAAGCGTTATTGCCTTGTTTTTTGCCAGCCGCGTGATGCCGAGGTCATCCATCAAGGCGTAGGCCTTTTCCCGCTGTTGTCGGCGCGTCAACGGCAACGTTTCCAAAATCGCCAGCAGGTTCTCTTCAACGGTCAAAAAGCGAAAGACCGACGCTTCCTGTGCCAAATAGGCAAGGCCTTTGCGTGCGCGTTTGTACATCGGAAGACGCGTTATATCCTCATCGCCGAAAAAAATGCGGCCGCTCTCGGGGCGAATCATACCCACGATCATATAAAACGTCGTGGTTTTGCCTGCTCCGTTTGGGCCCAACAAGCCCACCGTTTCGCCCTGCCGGATCTGCACGCTGACGTTGTTGACCACGCGGCGCTTGCCGTAAACCTTGACCAACCCTTCGCTTCTAAGAACCAGATCCTTCATCCGATATAACGGCTTCCTTTTTGCGTTTATTCTCTGCAGCCTCCATTCCCAACCTGCTAATCAGCGCCTGCAGCTCTATTTCCGGCTTGGCCAGGATTTTCGGCGGAGAAAATTCTCCTTTCGAGGCGGCAGGCGAACTTGCGACGCGCACCCTGTCGATTTTACGATCCTTGAAGGCAATGAACAGCGTGTCGCCCAATACTTTGTTCAAGCCTTTTTCGACGCCGTCTTCAATGACATGATAATAGCTGGTGGCGCGGCCGGTGATCCGCACCGAATCGATCTGCTCATCGGAAAGATGCACCATCATCTGTTCGCCGCTGAGCAGGTCAAAAGGCGTGCGCACTGGAACCAGAGAATCGACCGGCGCCGCAGCTAAGGCGTTACCGACGATCTCGATGGCGGTCACCTGGGCGTCACGCAGATGGAGCGTCACAGCCGAGCCGGTGAGGCGCTGCCGATCCTGCTTGACGCGCGGCAAATGCGCGAGCCTGACGGCATTCTCCTTACGCAGATAAATTAGCGTATCACAGCGGGCTTCCAGGTCTCCCCGCAGTACAAGTACGCTGTCCGACACGACGATCCGATCTCCGTCTTCAAACATCTCAAAGAACACGCCGCGGATGATCAGCTCGCCGCCGTCGGTGCTGTCGACTCGCGTCATCTGCGGTTTGCCGATGACCCTGGCGTAACCGCTGCGACGATCGTACTCGATGCGCGTTCCGACGATCGTGGTCCGCTCCTTTTCATTCGAAAGAACTGCGGCACCCTCTGCGGATGCCTTTTCCGTCAAATCATCGTAGCAGATACGCAGCGCACGCAAACGGTGGGAAGCGTCGCTCAGCTCCGCGTTGCCTTCGATGCACGTGACGCGCGTCGCTTCCTCATAGGTCACCTGATCTCCGGACAACGTTCGACTGGAATCGACGAACCGCACGCTGCCGGTAAGCACCGTTCGGCCTTCGGACAGATACTGCACGGCCTCATCGCAGGTCAGTATTGCGGAATCCTGGCGAAATTTTACGTTACCCTTCAGGCGGCGAATCTCGCGATCGCCCAACCGTTGACCTTCCAAAACATCCGCATGCTCGAGGATCAGCTTGGACGCTTTTTTTCTCTGATCGGCCGCACTGACGACAACGGCAAAAACGATAAGCGGCAATAGGGTGTAAATTCGCCCCTTCATTCCCGCTTTTCCACAGCTGCCGAGTCGGGAGCAACCAAGGTCGAATCCTTGCGGGAAGGTTTTTTCGATTTGAACTGCAGGTCCGCTCCCTTGTGAATTATGCCCTCGAACGGCTTTTGTATATGCCAGTCGTTCATCTGCGTATCGGATTCAAAACCAACGCCGCGCAGCGTATCGCCCTTGTCAGTGGTCACCATCACCGTCACATTCGAGTAGATGCGGTTCCTCTCTTTGTTGAAAAAAAGCTCATCCGTGTAGAGAGTGAAACCGCTGTCCGACTTGACGACCACATTGCCGATCGCTTTGACGTTGGTTGTATTGTCGTCCAGCTCACCACCGTCCGCAGTCAAAACCGAGGCATGCTTTCCATCCTGATCGTAAAAATCGATATGCACGCCCTGATCAAAGATGAGCAGCGAGCGATTGGCGTAGCGCCGCATGTGACCGGCGCGGATGACCGCCTGCAGATTGCCGCGGTCGGTCGCCGTGACGGAGAAATTCCAAATCTCCTGATCGGGTTGATCGCCCTGCACCACTACGTCCGGCTCGATGTCGTGCGAACTGCAGGCCAACCAAAGCAGCGCTGCCAACGCCGCCCATTTGCGCTTCATTTAAACGCCCCCATGCCGGCTTCCAGCAAATCGTGCAGATGCACCATGCCTACCGGTCGATTTTCATCATCCACGATGATCAGCTGAAGGATATTGTGCTGCTCCATAATCTGAAACGCCGACAGCGCCGTTGATCCGCACCGCGCAGTTTTCGGATTGGGGTTCATCACCTCCAAAGCCTTCATGGAAGTCAAATCGCAGGGTTTCTGCAGCAAACGCCGCAAATCCCCGTCGGTAATGATGCCCGCCAGTTTGCCGTTTTCATCGACCACGCAGGTACCGCCGAACCGCTTGCGCGTGATTTCGGAAATGACTTCCGTCATACGGGCATCCTTGGAAACCACCGGCAGGTAGCTGCCGGTGAACATGATATCGTCGATTTTCTGCAGCCGACGTCCCAAAGAGCCGGCCGGATGCAGAAAGGCAAAGTCCTCCGAATCGAAATCGCGTTGCTCCAGCAAAGCCACCGCCAGGGCGTCGCCCATGGCCAGCATGGCAGTCGTGCTGGCAGTCGGCGCCAGGTCGTTCGGGCACGCCTCGCCGGCCACGCCGACGTCGATGACAATGTCGCTGCGAGTGGCCAATGAGGAGCGAAGATTTCCCGTCAAGGTAATGATCGGTACGCCGATGCGCTTGAGAATGGGAATCAATGCGCTGATCTCGTCGGTGTTGCCGCTTTTGGACAGACAAATGACAACGTCATCCGGCGTAACCATGCCGACGTCGCCGTGAACCGCATCGGCGGGGTGAAGAAAGAACGCCGGGGTGCCGGTGCTGCTGAATGTGGCGGCGATCTTTTTGCCGATGAGCCCCGACTTGCCGATGCCGGTTACAATCACCCGACCCTTGCAGTTAAGAATGGTTCGCACGGCGCGTTCGAAACTTTCATCGATGCGGGGAATCAGGGCGGCCACAGCCTCGCTTTCGATGCGTAGGACGCGTCGTGCGCATTCGATGATTACATTCTTATTTTGAAGCGGCGGAAACGGCCCGCTGATCGGTTTCTGCATGCTCATAGCGGCGCTTCGACCTCGAGCGTTTTTCTCAATTCATCGATTCGTTTGATCTGAATAAGCAGCTTTTCCAGCTTTTGCAGCGGCCACATGCTGGCGGCGTCGCAGAGGGCCTCCGAGCAGTTGGGATGCGTTTCGATAAAGACCGCTTCGCATCCGGCGGCAACGGCGGCGCGCGTCAAGGCCGGAACGAATTCCGGGTTTCCGCCGCGTGGATCGCTCGACGAGATGCCGTAAACTCGGATGGCATGCGTCGGATCGATGACCACCGGATAACCCAGCCCCCGCATGATCGGCAGCGAGCGAAAATCGACCACCAGATTATGGTAACCGAAAAAAGTGCCGCGCTCGGTGAGCAGAATCCGTTCGTTCCCTTCATGCTCGATCTTTTGAATGACGTTCTTCATGTCATGCGGGTCAAGAAACTGCCCTTTTTTAACATTGATGACTCGGCCGGTGCGGGCCGCCGCGACGGTTAAACTGGTCTGCATGGAAAGATACGCCGGTATCTGCAGCACATCCAGCACCTCGGCCGCCGCCTTGGCCTGATGCTCGTTGTGAATGTCGGACAGCACCGGAATGCCGAGCTCCTGCTTGGCTTTTTGCAGAATGCGCAGACCCTCTTCTAATCCGGGTCCCTGATAGCTGGTCGAAGAAGAGCGATTGTCTTTGAGAAAGGAGGATTTCAAAATATAGGGAATGCCGTATCGCTCGGCAAGCTTTTTGACCGCTTCGGCAGTCCGCAAAACCAGCTCTTCCGACTCTATGACGCAGGGACCGGCGATCAGTGTAATGGGCTGACCGGGACCAATCTTAATATCTCCCACTTGAACCGTCTTCATCATGGTTCTCCAATCCGTTCAATTCGATCCGTTTATTTTGATAGGCAATAGCCGCCGTCACAAAATCACGAAAGAGAGGATGCGTATCCAACACCCGCGATTTCAATTCGGGATGGAACTGCACGCCAACGAACCAGGGATGATTCGGCAGTTCGATGACCTCGACCAGATTATTGTCGGGATTGATGCCGGCGATCAGCATTCCATGGCGTTTGAACAGCTCGACGTATTGATTATTGACTTCGTAGCGATGGCGATGGCGTTCGCTGATCAACGTTTTGCCGTAGGCTTTATAAGCGCGGCTTTCGCGCACCAGCCTGCATTTGTATGCGCCAAGCCGCATGGTTCCGCCCAGTTCCGTGACGTCGATCTGCGTCTCCATCAAATCGATCACCGGATGCGGTGTATTCTTGTTGAATTCGGTGCTGTTGGCGCCGGCAAGGCCGCAGACGTTCCTGGCAAAATCGATCACGGCACATTGCAGGCCCAAACAGATGCCGAAAAAGGGCAGGTTGTTTTCGCGCGCATAGCCGACTGCCGCAATCTTGCCCTCGCTGCCGCGCTCGCCGAAACCGCCAGGCACCAACAGGCCGGCGACGTCGTCCAAGTACTCGGCCGCATTCTCCCGCGTCAAAACCTCGGAATCGAGCCATTTAAGCTCGACTTTGGCGTCATTATCGACGCCGGCATGCACAAAGGCTTCGATGATCGACTTGTAGCTGTCGCGCAGCTCCGTATATTTTCCGCAGATACCGATGCGGACAAAATGGGAAGGATTTTGCACCTTGCGGACAAAGGTCTTCCAACCCGTTAAATCGGCTTCGCGTTTGGGCAGACCCAAGCGGGCCGCCACTTTGTCGCCCACCCCGAACTTTTCGAAGGAAAGAGGAATCTCATAAATCGTATCCGCATCGCGCGCCTCGATCACCATTTCGGGCGAAACGGAGCAGAAAAGGGCAATCTTGTCGCGATCCGAGTTTTCCAGGGGACGATCGGTACGGCAAAGCAGCATGTCCGGCTGCAGACCGATTTCGCGCAGCTTCATGACCGAGTGCTGCGTCGGCTTGGTCTTCATTTCGCCCGAGTTGGCCAGGTAAGGAACGAGCGTCAGGTGTATGATCATGACGTTCTCTCGCCCCTGTTCGAGAATGAATTGGCGGATGGCTTCTAAAAACGGCAGCCCCTCGATATCGCCGACCGTGCCGCCGACCTCGACAAAGACAACGTCGTATTTGCCGCTCTGCCCCACCTTGAGCACGCGCCGCTTGATTTCGTCGGTAATATGCGGAATCACCTGCACCGTTTTGCCGAGAAAATCGCCGCGCCGCTCGCGCTTGATCACGGTTTCGTAAACCTGGCCGGCGGTCGTGTTGTTGTCGCGCGTCATGTCGGTGTGGATAAAGCGCTCATAGTGGCCGAGGTCCAAATCGGTCTCCACCCCGTCGTCGGTGACATACACTTCG
This window of the candidate division KSB1 bacterium genome carries:
- the lptC gene encoding LPS export ABC transporter periplasmic protein LptC; its protein translation is MKRKWAALAALLWLACSSHDIEPDVVVQGDQPDQEIWNFSVTATDRGNLQAVIRAGHMRRYANRSLLIFDQGVHIDFYDQDGKHASVLTADGGELDDNTTNVKAIGNVVVKSDSGFTLYTDELFFNKERNRIYSNVTVMVTTDKGDTLRGVGFESDTQMNDWHIQKPFEGIIHKGADLQFKSKKPSRKDSTLVAPDSAAVEKRE
- the lptB gene encoding LPS export ABC transporter ATP-binding protein, giving the protein MVLRSEGLVKVYGKRRVVNNVSVQIRQGETVGLLGPNGAGKTTTFYMIVGMIRPESGRIFFGDEDITRLPMYKRARKGLAYLAQEASVFRFLTVEENLLAILETLPLTRRQQREKAYALMDDLGITRLAKNKAITLSGGERRRLEICRALATDPKFILLDEPFAGVDPIAVEDIQRIVAGLRERGIGVLITDHNVHETLSITDRAYLLYEGTVLKEGRAYDLAHDPEARRLYLGESFRLDR
- the kdsA gene encoding 3-deoxy-8-phosphooctulonate synthase; this translates as MKTVQVGDIKIGPGQPITLIAGPCVIESEELVLRTAEAVKKLAERYGIPYILKSSFLKDNRSSSTSYQGPGLEEGLRILQKAKQELGIPVLSDIHNEHQAKAAAEVLDVLQIPAYLSMQTSLTVAAARTGRVINVKKGQFLDPHDMKNVIQKIEHEGNERILLTERGTFFGYHNLVVDFRSLPIMRGLGYPVVIDPTHAIRVYGISSSDPRGGNPEFVPALTRAAVAAGCEAVFIETHPNCSEALCDAASMWPLQKLEKLLIQIKRIDELRKTLEVEAPL
- a CDS encoding CTP synthase — translated: MTGTKKAKYIFVTGGVVSSLGKGIAAASIGRLLKARGFDVTIMKLDPYLNVDPGTMSPYQHGEVYVTDDGVETDLDLGHYERFIHTDMTRDNNTTAGQVYETVIKRERRGDFLGKTVQVIPHITDEIKRRVLKVGQSGKYDVVFVEVGGTVGDIEGLPFLEAIRQFILEQGRENVMIIHLTLVPYLANSGEMKTKPTQHSVMKLREIGLQPDMLLCRTDRPLENSDRDKIALFCSVSPEMVIEARDADTIYEIPLSFEKFGVGDKVAARLGLPKREADLTGWKTFVRKVQNPSHFVRIGICGKYTELRDSYKSIIEAFVHAGVDNDAKVELKWLDSEVLTRENAAEYLDDVAGLLVPGGFGERGSEGKIAAVGYARENNLPFFGICLGLQCAVIDFARNVCGLAGANSTEFNKNTPHPVIDLMETQIDVTELGGTMRLGAYKCRLVRESRAYKAYGKTLISERHRHRYEVNNQYVELFKRHGMLIAGINPDNNLVEVIELPNHPWFVGVQFHPELKSRVLDTHPLFRDFVTAAIAYQNKRIELNGLENHDEDGSSGRY
- a CDS encoding KpsF/GutQ family sugar-phosphate isomerase encodes the protein MSMQKPISGPFPPLQNKNVIIECARRVLRIESEAVAALIPRIDESFERAVRTILNCKGRVIVTGIGKSGLIGKKIAATFSSTGTPAFFLHPADAVHGDVGMVTPDDVVICLSKSGNTDEISALIPILKRIGVPIITLTGNLRSSLATRSDIVIDVGVAGEACPNDLAPTASTTAMLAMGDALAVALLEQRDFDSEDFAFLHPAGSLGRRLQKIDDIMFTGSYLPVVSKDARMTEVISEITRKRFGGTCVVDENGKLAGIITDGDLRRLLQKPCDLTSMKALEVMNPNPKTARCGSTALSAFQIMEQHNILQLIIVDDENRPVGMVHLHDLLEAGMGAFK
- the rpoN gene encoding RNA polymerase factor sigma-54, encoding MVRLGQQLRMELRQSPQQVLLSSLLQLPIMSLEQRIQMELEMNPLLEIDQEQEMDLEMEQEPEIELKLEDEKDEEALDEQEIGEIELEKEKEEIDWETILHDDSDYEVHLPREKGEEEENANVPVYQESLTDHLLTQLHVSELNPHEQLIGEYIIWNLDSSGYLTMDVETIAENLEEDVDLVEHVLSVIQEFDPPGIAARNLQECLLIQLHQQKPRNELAVRMIRDYFDDFKNKRFEKLAKNLEIDIEEVKEIYEAVTKLNPKPGEGYATNTNDYIVPDLEVRREGDEFKIIMQDFNIPPLRINNEYKKMLLDRKHTSKEARDFIRQRLESARWLINSIHQRRATILRTMEAIVNRQRDFFEKGPEHLKPMILKDIADDIGMDISTISRVTNGKYVQTEYGIFELKHFFSEKYTTEDGEDVSNKIIKNLIKEIVENEPPQKPYNDLKISQILKQKGYNVARRTIAKYREQMNIPVARLRRRI
- the hslV gene encoding ATP-dependent protease subunit HslV — protein: MTGGRIIHATTVLALRHKGKAVIAGDGQVTYGDTILKAHARKVRKLYNGKVLAGFAGAAADAFTLFERFEEKLDQFNGNLSRAAVELAKDWRTDRYLRRLEAQLAVLNEKNIFLISGTGDVIEPDDDLVAIGSGGDFALIAARALMKHSQLDAVGIAREAMLLTAQMCIFTNDQIIIEEL
- the hslU gene encoding ATP-dependent protease ATPase subunit HslU, whose product is MSMVPEDIVRELDKYIIGQDAAKKSVAIALRNRWRRQQVPSELREEIMPNNIILIGPTGVGKTEIARRLAKLDRSPFIKVEASKFTEVGYVGRDVESIIRDLVDQSVNMVRSEYIEAVKDKARELAKEQLLDILLPKRRHRRAMNEEERRRQAEWEEKRRRNREKIRRQLEEGKLDNRMIELEVSVEVSPVMQVISPIGVEEMGVNFQDIFGPIGPPRKKRRRMTIAEALNVLQQEETQKLIDMDEVVSEAIRRVEETGIVFLDEIDKIVGDGGGSGPDVSREGVQRDLLPVIEGTNVVTKYGMVRTDHILFIASGAFHIAKPSDLIPELQGRFPIRVELKSLTAEDFERILTEPENALIKQYSALIETEGAKITFTKGAVREIARIAYEVNMQTENIGARRLHTVMSLLLEDYLYRLPCEELKTIKITEKVVREKLQGIIEDEDLSQYIL